Proteins found in one Subtercola endophyticus genomic segment:
- a CDS encoding nucleotidyltransferase family protein yields MGVPEATEHEITLGQREAVDLATAWVSYRAARLGIRTLVLKGPVAAQQRLRAQKLSADVDVLVEPHQVQRLAAELETAGWQERFTPAIPWLIELHSTTLIHENWPIDIDVHHYWPGFLGDRTVIFDELWNTRSRHEIAGITVFAPDRVSNSLVLALHALRRPAAESRLDEIPILVKAVQREGITTDQLTSRALALGATQTARPFLRRLGAVIPTDLSPSEELRLWNLNANSKGHTRAWLLAVAQAPWHTKTAVLFRAAFPRPSELRGLHPELEPGWRGLIRGWVNRIANGLREIPRAISEVSRFAAVNRNRRYKP; encoded by the coding sequence ATGGGCGTACCAGAGGCGACCGAGCACGAAATTACGCTCGGGCAGCGCGAGGCTGTCGACCTTGCCACCGCCTGGGTGTCGTATCGAGCGGCTCGGCTCGGCATTCGCACGCTCGTTCTCAAGGGCCCGGTCGCTGCCCAGCAACGATTACGCGCGCAAAAGCTCTCCGCCGATGTCGACGTGCTGGTTGAGCCGCATCAGGTTCAGCGTCTGGCCGCCGAGCTCGAGACCGCCGGCTGGCAAGAGCGATTTACTCCGGCCATCCCGTGGCTGATCGAGCTGCACTCCACAACGCTCATTCACGAGAATTGGCCGATAGATATCGACGTTCACCACTACTGGCCCGGGTTTTTGGGCGACAGAACGGTGATCTTCGATGAGCTCTGGAACACGAGGTCTCGGCACGAAATCGCCGGGATCACCGTCTTCGCCCCCGATCGAGTGTCGAATAGTCTCGTTCTTGCGTTGCATGCGCTTCGCCGGCCCGCCGCAGAGTCCCGTCTCGACGAGATCCCGATACTGGTCAAGGCGGTTCAGCGCGAGGGAATCACCACAGACCAACTGACATCACGAGCGTTGGCCTTAGGCGCTACGCAGACAGCGCGACCGTTTCTGCGGCGCCTCGGTGCAGTGATCCCGACCGACCTCTCGCCGAGCGAGGAACTGCGGCTCTGGAACCTCAATGCGAATTCGAAAGGTCACACGCGAGCTTGGCTCTTAGCGGTGGCCCAGGCCCCGTGGCACACGAAGACCGCCGTTTTGTTTCGGGCCGCCTTTCCGCGGCCGTCCGAGCTGCGCGGGCTCCATCCCGAGCTCGAGCCGGGATGGAGGGGCCTGATTCGAGGGTGGGTCAACCGAATCGCCAACGGACTTCGGGAGATTCCTCGGGCGATCTCCGAGGTTTCGAGATTCGCAGCGGTCAATAGAAACCGCAGATACAAGCCATGA
- a CDS encoding PqqD family protein, with translation MTALSRETHVRRREHVAVVDKSDELIILALDQRSCEPLAISETGIEIWRSLTTSFQTISAIAALISGEMRVDSREIETDIIQFISVLVSKGVVERGDRA, from the coding sequence ATGACGGCCCTGTCTCGTGAGACTCACGTGCGACGGCGCGAACACGTTGCCGTCGTCGACAAGTCCGATGAGCTGATCATCCTGGCCCTTGATCAACGGTCTTGTGAGCCGTTGGCGATTTCGGAGACGGGGATCGAAATCTGGCGGTCACTGACCACCTCATTTCAGACGATCTCAGCGATCGCGGCTCTTATCTCGGGTGAGATGCGAGTCGATTCACGCGAAATCGAGACGGATATCATACAATTCATATCTGTACTAGTTTCGAAAGGCGTGGTCGAACGTGGCGACCGCGCATAA
- a CDS encoding FAD-dependent oxidoreductase translates to MIRSIGATTLTGAMITLVAGCAPNSTPGAKRVLVYGGTPSGIAAAVAVAREGIDVQLVLGESPLGGMMTNGLGRSDIANPALVGGLADVFFRLVGKIYGQVGPVYNFEPHVALQAFQSMLDQYAIKPIAGVVDHVVKNGLALTGVVLLDGTTLTADVFVDSSYEGLLLQQSGVQMTYGREATSAFGEKRAGYGYHFTQFPVPAGKEAGVESEGLSATPTQKIGAADSKIMAFNYRLCLTDDLSNAVPFSKAPNYDASQFEVLARSFSNGVPYSVRALQVAPHKFDLNGGGFFDTDLVGGSWGFPVADLAGRKSIADVHRAYTMNLLYFLSNDPSIPKQVREQTRKYGLAKDEFGSSNNFPSQLYIRENLRMIGDVVLVESDLLGNNRKPDAIAIGAYAIDCHYVQRFVDRNGNVVMEGTMPSTETVTGYQIPYGALLPKNTEASNIISSVCISASHVAWASLRVEPTFLVLGEAAGVAAALSAKSGDQLHQLNAVTVQSMLTAKGALISV, encoded by the coding sequence TTGATCAGATCGATTGGAGCGACCACGCTGACCGGCGCCATGATCACGCTTGTCGCCGGGTGTGCGCCCAATTCGACTCCGGGGGCGAAACGAGTACTGGTGTACGGCGGTACGCCTTCGGGCATCGCTGCAGCAGTCGCCGTTGCACGGGAAGGAATCGACGTTCAACTGGTTCTCGGTGAGAGCCCGCTCGGTGGCATGATGACAAACGGTCTGGGTCGATCGGACATCGCCAACCCGGCTCTCGTCGGCGGGCTCGCTGACGTTTTTTTTCGTCTCGTCGGCAAGATATATGGCCAGGTCGGCCCGGTCTACAATTTCGAGCCACACGTGGCCCTTCAAGCGTTTCAATCGATGCTCGACCAATACGCGATCAAGCCAATCGCCGGGGTGGTCGATCACGTTGTGAAAAACGGGCTGGCGCTCACGGGGGTGGTGCTGCTGGATGGAACCACGTTGACGGCTGACGTGTTCGTCGATTCGTCGTACGAGGGGCTGCTGCTGCAGCAGTCGGGCGTGCAGATGACGTACGGGCGAGAAGCGACTTCGGCATTCGGTGAGAAGCGTGCAGGCTACGGCTATCATTTCACGCAGTTCCCCGTTCCGGCGGGGAAGGAGGCCGGGGTGGAGTCGGAGGGTCTGTCGGCGACCCCGACGCAGAAGATCGGCGCCGCCGACTCCAAGATCATGGCCTTCAACTATCGGCTGTGTCTTACCGACGATCTCTCGAATGCGGTGCCGTTCAGCAAGGCGCCGAACTACGACGCTTCGCAGTTCGAAGTGCTCGCAAGAAGCTTTTCGAACGGCGTTCCGTACAGCGTTCGAGCGCTTCAGGTCGCCCCGCACAAATTCGATCTGAACGGCGGCGGCTTCTTCGACACAGACCTGGTGGGGGGGAGCTGGGGCTTTCCGGTCGCAGATCTCGCCGGTCGCAAGTCCATCGCGGACGTTCATCGCGCCTACACCATGAATCTGCTGTACTTTCTTTCAAACGATCCGTCGATTCCGAAGCAAGTGCGAGAGCAGACCAGAAAGTATGGACTCGCTAAAGACGAGTTCGGCTCCTCCAACAACTTTCCGTCGCAACTATATATTCGAGAAAATCTACGGATGATCGGCGACGTCGTCCTGGTCGAATCTGATCTTCTTGGCAACAACCGAAAGCCGGATGCCATCGCCATCGGCGCTTACGCGATCGATTGCCATTACGTTCAACGCTTCGTCGATCGGAATGGAAACGTGGTGATGGAGGGAACGATGCCCTCAACCGAAACAGTCACTGGATATCAGATTCCTTATGGCGCTCTATTGCCGAAAAACACAGAAGCAAGCAACATCATTTCCTCGGTCTGTATTTCCGCATCTCATGTGGCGTGGGCGTCCTTGCGCGTCGAACCCACATTTCTTGTACTCGGCGAAGCGGCAGGCGTGGCTGCAGCTCTGTCGGCGAAGTCAGGTGACCAGCTGCATCAGCTCAATGCCGTTACCGTCCAATCGATGTTGACGGCAAAGGGTGCTCTCATTTCCGTTTGA
- a CDS encoding YdcF family protein, with product MAKPRLRVDKTAALGFGENTARRGDNQTRWGRSRDLSKSAKRFIVAASIVLGLFSSFVVAGLPLYVFPQVDRRQYTDAIFVLGPSLQSRVSIAKSMVDAGLSDRIVISVPAGGSADDWTRQACAGETPYLVRCFTPHPFTTEGEAHYIADLSEARGWNKITVITATYHISRARFVIKQCYAGQLEMVNDTAPLPLSVWAAQYIYQTGAFFKAIGAGCSS from the coding sequence GTGGCGAAACCACGACTGCGCGTTGACAAAACTGCCGCGCTCGGGTTTGGTGAGAATACTGCACGACGGGGTGACAATCAAACCAGATGGGGCCGGAGCCGCGATTTGTCCAAAAGTGCAAAGCGATTCATTGTCGCCGCGAGTATCGTGCTCGGGCTCTTCTCGAGTTTCGTCGTCGCGGGGCTGCCCCTCTATGTCTTTCCGCAGGTCGATCGCCGACAGTACACCGACGCCATTTTCGTTTTGGGCCCTTCGCTTCAATCGAGAGTGAGCATCGCCAAGAGCATGGTGGATGCAGGACTATCCGATCGAATCGTCATTTCGGTGCCCGCCGGCGGTTCCGCCGACGATTGGACGCGTCAGGCGTGCGCTGGCGAAACGCCATACCTCGTTCGCTGTTTCACTCCGCATCCGTTCACGACCGAGGGCGAAGCGCACTACATCGCAGACCTCTCAGAGGCGCGTGGATGGAACAAGATCACTGTGATAACGGCGACTTACCATATCTCTCGTGCGCGCTTCGTCATCAAGCAGTGTTATGCGGGCCAGCTTGAGATGGTGAATGACACCGCGCCGTTGCCGCTGAGCGTCTGGGCCGCCCAGTACATCTATCAGACGGGCGCGTTCTTCAAGGCGATCGGCGCCGGTTGCTCATCGTGA
- a CDS encoding polysaccharide pyruvyl transferase family protein, producing the protein MVGKLKAHWWSPRRSLKTFGAEMKQHSAAWVRLSRPKSSLLSNYGDELNHILLAEVSGRSVDWAPLGKEDVVAVGSILVPYFTQGGVGLIWGSGLNQPSVSPEQAARVSERFLAVRGPRTRDALGLAADIPLGDPGLLVRNFGIQASPRRIPKLLIPHFTVYNSNAGRRKMKALASAGFTIAAPNLPVRQMLHHIASSDFVASSGMHGMILSHALGRPVQLISFAETVDPEPGYKYGDYLASVNLHTEVISFTEVLANGKARDALISRAIENTEAVSVAIDELNTGLLAASRALR; encoded by the coding sequence TTGGTCGGCAAGCTGAAGGCACACTGGTGGTCTCCTCGACGTTCTCTCAAGACGTTCGGCGCCGAGATGAAGCAGCACTCGGCCGCTTGGGTCCGACTCTCGCGACCGAAATCCTCGCTTCTGTCGAACTATGGCGACGAACTGAATCACATTCTGCTGGCAGAAGTGTCTGGGCGCTCGGTCGACTGGGCTCCGCTGGGAAAAGAAGATGTCGTCGCCGTCGGTTCGATTCTGGTGCCGTATTTCACGCAAGGCGGCGTCGGACTTATTTGGGGAAGCGGCTTGAACCAGCCTTCGGTAAGCCCCGAACAAGCCGCTCGCGTATCTGAGAGGTTCTTGGCCGTTCGGGGACCGCGCACGCGCGATGCGCTCGGCCTGGCTGCGGATATCCCGCTCGGCGACCCGGGCCTCCTCGTGCGGAACTTTGGTATTCAGGCGAGTCCACGTCGCATCCCAAAACTGCTCATTCCGCATTTCACGGTATATAACTCGAATGCGGGTCGACGCAAGATGAAAGCACTCGCCTCGGCCGGATTCACCATCGCTGCCCCCAACCTTCCAGTCCGGCAGATGCTGCACCACATCGCCAGCTCTGACTTCGTCGCCAGTTCGGGGATGCACGGAATGATTCTGTCCCACGCACTCGGTCGACCGGTGCAGCTGATCTCATTCGCCGAGACGGTCGACCCCGAACCCGGTTACAAATATGGCGACTACCTGGCGTCAGTGAACCTTCACACGGAGGTCATTTCGTTTACGGAGGTGCTCGCGAACGGTAAAGCACGCGATGCGTTGATTTCTCGAGCGATCGAGAACACCGAGGCTGTCTCGGTCGCCATCGATGAGCTGAATACCGGGCTCCTCGCCGCTTCGAGAGCCTTGCGGTGA
- a CDS encoding acyltransferase family protein, whose protein sequence is MTSTVISKPATRQLFRFDIQGLRAIAILLVVIDHMNVVVFSGGFIGVDVFFVISGFLITSHLLSQLRQTGTIKFADFYARRMRRILPASFFVLIVTTIAAFIFMPPLLRASIVQGAIATALYVPNMLLAALGTDYQAETAPSPFQHYWSLGVEEQFYLFWPIILFVLWRVLRKSRRRLAIAVAVLALISFVLCIVVLGRSQPYVFFSLPTRAWEFAVGGLVGIAASTGRVFGKNSVLAAVLGWAGIAVLMITGLIYTDTTLYPGFPALLPVLATALVIFVGTNKQIFGPEAGLKWKPFQYIGKISYSLYLWHFPLLVIPQAAVGLDHPLPVWVKVLLMLVAVGLADLTFRFIEEPFRKNKRITSVRPSRTLLAGLAASVLVVALTAAAAVPLSNFATSSGQSAASGPLTVPPVSTDYVPSNMQPTLEGAPISTSEIHRDGCHIDSNDGTTVNDCAFGDLSSATTVVLFGDSHAAHWFAGVDAWADNAGVRLLAYTKVGCPGIDVRVTSRNAPYTACDTWREGVMKKLDSVAPALVILSYSREDPLASTGDPERVWSQGLTQTRAELPATTKIMVVSDTPEFNESAPDCLSANLTDALACGAPRSSALDSTWAAAQKATTERLGGSYLDLSDYFCTSTECDPVIGNTLVYRDTSHITEVWSAKFGSVFGVEAEKILH, encoded by the coding sequence GTGACCAGTACTGTCATATCGAAACCTGCAACGCGCCAACTCTTTCGTTTCGACATCCAAGGCCTCCGCGCAATCGCCATCCTGCTGGTGGTCATCGATCACATGAACGTGGTCGTCTTCAGCGGCGGATTCATCGGGGTCGACGTCTTCTTCGTCATCTCAGGTTTTCTCATCACGAGCCACCTGCTGTCTCAGCTGCGTCAGACCGGCACAATCAAGTTCGCCGACTTCTATGCCCGGCGAATGCGGCGCATTCTTCCTGCATCGTTCTTCGTGCTCATCGTCACGACCATCGCAGCCTTCATTTTCATGCCACCTCTCTTGCGGGCAAGCATCGTTCAGGGCGCCATAGCCACCGCGCTGTACGTACCGAACATGCTTCTAGCCGCCCTGGGAACTGACTACCAAGCAGAGACCGCACCGTCGCCATTTCAGCACTACTGGTCGCTTGGCGTGGAGGAGCAGTTCTATCTCTTCTGGCCGATCATCCTGTTCGTCTTGTGGCGTGTTCTGCGAAAATCCCGGCGTCGTCTCGCGATAGCGGTTGCCGTGCTGGCCCTGATCTCGTTCGTTTTGTGCATTGTCGTTCTCGGCCGCTCCCAGCCCTACGTGTTCTTTTCGCTACCCACTCGGGCATGGGAGTTCGCGGTCGGCGGACTCGTGGGCATCGCGGCTTCTACGGGCCGAGTTTTCGGCAAGAATTCCGTCCTTGCGGCCGTCTTGGGCTGGGCTGGGATCGCCGTACTGATGATCACCGGTCTGATCTACACCGATACGACGCTTTATCCGGGCTTCCCGGCACTTCTGCCTGTGCTCGCGACCGCGCTCGTCATTTTTGTCGGCACGAATAAGCAGATCTTCGGCCCTGAAGCCGGGCTCAAATGGAAGCCGTTCCAATACATCGGAAAGATCTCCTACTCGCTGTATCTGTGGCACTTTCCCTTGCTCGTGATTCCGCAAGCCGCTGTCGGTCTCGATCATCCGCTACCCGTGTGGGTCAAAGTTCTGCTGATGCTGGTCGCGGTGGGGCTTGCCGACCTGACCTTCAGGTTCATTGAGGAACCGTTCCGCAAGAACAAGCGAATCACTTCGGTCCGGCCGTCGCGCACTCTCCTGGCCGGTCTCGCGGCGTCTGTACTCGTTGTGGCCCTCACCGCGGCTGCTGCTGTGCCGCTGTCGAACTTTGCGACCAGTTCGGGGCAGTCCGCGGCATCCGGCCCGCTCACCGTTCCTCCCGTATCGACAGATTACGTGCCGTCGAACATGCAGCCAACGCTTGAGGGCGCCCCCATTTCAACTTCTGAGATACATCGCGACGGCTGCCACATCGACTCGAACGACGGCACCACAGTGAATGACTGCGCATTCGGCGATCTGTCGTCGGCAACGACCGTCGTGCTCTTCGGCGACTCGCACGCAGCGCACTGGTTTGCTGGCGTTGATGCATGGGCAGACAACGCAGGAGTCCGGCTGCTCGCATACACGAAGGTCGGATGCCCGGGCATAGACGTCAGAGTCACCTCACGTAATGCGCCCTACACCGCCTGCGACACTTGGCGTGAGGGCGTCATGAAAAAGCTGGATTCGGTCGCACCGGCCCTAGTCATCTTGTCGTACTCACGCGAAGATCCCTTGGCCTCGACGGGCGACCCCGAGAGGGTCTGGTCTCAGGGCCTCACGCAGACGCGCGCAGAGCTTCCAGCCACGACCAAGATCATGGTGGTCAGCGATACCCCCGAATTCAACGAATCCGCGCCGGACTGTCTGTCTGCGAACCTTACCGACGCGCTCGCCTGTGGCGCCCCGCGTTCGAGCGCCCTCGATTCCACCTGGGCAGCCGCGCAAAAGGCCACGACCGAACGGTTGGGCGGCAGCTATCTCGATCTCAGTGACTACTTCTGCACATCGACCGAATGCGACCCAGTGATCGGAAACACACTTGTGTACCGCGACACCAGTCACATCACCGAGGTCTGGTCTGCGAAGTTCGGCAGCGTTTTCGGTGTCGAAGCAGAGAAGATTCTGCACTAG
- a CDS encoding oligosaccharide flippase family protein, with the protein MARTASRTAGPGDVGHNMAVAAITNLIAPAAAFASAPILARALGVEARGEVGAATSPLLLMTALATVGLPAAVTVLTAKRPEIARFALAHATLLVGVSGVIGTLVSILLAPFLAGGSMEIAHLISITSLAIVPTLLIAVLRGAASGHHEWRLVNREKYITAFVRLGGVIALWLAGVLTVETSIAAIALSPIIGGLAYLNIGKLSVPHAGGVKSRTISGDLLGFGTRVWVGSLSGILLSRLDQVLIIPLSNTQQLGYYVTAVSVAEVALVVNNAVRDVILASDAAQADTAKLTMSARVSFLVSIIIGAVLVGSMWVWFPWLFGQEFQPAVAVSSVLVLAGTIGVPGSVAGAGLSSRGRPGLRSSALVIAVVINVLALLVLVPPMGAMGAAIATLIGNIVSANLSITFFCRLSKTNPLDLYLIRPSDVRVLIAVSKRVLKRQPK; encoded by the coding sequence TTGGCACGTACAGCTTCACGCACTGCTGGCCCCGGAGACGTCGGCCACAACATGGCGGTCGCCGCGATCACAAACCTGATCGCTCCGGCAGCAGCATTCGCGAGTGCTCCGATTCTCGCCCGCGCGCTCGGTGTCGAGGCGCGAGGCGAGGTCGGCGCGGCCACCTCCCCACTGCTCCTCATGACGGCACTCGCCACGGTCGGTCTTCCTGCCGCGGTAACGGTGTTGACGGCTAAGCGACCCGAAATCGCACGCTTCGCGCTTGCTCACGCGACGCTGCTAGTTGGAGTGAGCGGAGTGATCGGCACTCTCGTCTCGATATTGCTCGCGCCGTTTCTCGCAGGTGGATCGATGGAGATCGCTCATCTCATCTCGATCACCTCACTCGCTATCGTCCCCACTCTGCTCATCGCCGTCCTGCGTGGCGCTGCGTCGGGCCATCACGAGTGGCGCCTGGTCAATCGTGAGAAGTACATCACCGCGTTCGTGCGCCTGGGCGGTGTCATCGCACTCTGGCTGGCCGGCGTACTCACGGTCGAGACATCGATCGCCGCAATCGCCCTCTCGCCCATCATCGGCGGCCTCGCGTATCTGAATATCGGCAAGCTCTCAGTGCCTCACGCAGGTGGAGTGAAGAGCCGCACGATTTCAGGAGACCTGCTGGGCTTCGGTACTCGCGTGTGGGTTGGGTCCCTTTCGGGCATCCTGCTCAGCCGCCTCGACCAGGTATTGATCATCCCGCTGTCGAACACCCAGCAGTTGGGCTACTACGTCACCGCTGTCAGCGTGGCCGAAGTTGCCTTGGTGGTGAACAATGCGGTTCGCGACGTGATCCTGGCCTCGGATGCCGCACAAGCCGACACGGCGAAACTCACCATGAGCGCCCGAGTGTCGTTTCTAGTTTCCATCATCATCGGCGCCGTACTGGTCGGTTCGATGTGGGTCTGGTTTCCCTGGCTGTTCGGCCAGGAGTTCCAGCCGGCAGTCGCTGTATCGTCGGTTCTGGTGCTCGCAGGCACGATCGGAGTTCCGGGCTCCGTCGCGGGTGCCGGACTCAGCTCTCGTGGCAGGCCAGGGCTTAGGAGTTCGGCTCTTGTCATCGCCGTGGTCATCAACGTACTGGCGCTCCTGGTTCTCGTTCCTCCGATGGGTGCAATGGGTGCGGCCATCGCGACATTGATCGGCAACATCGTGTCGGCGAATCTCAGCATCACGTTTTTCTGCCGACTGTCGAAAACGAACCCGCTCGACTTGTATCTCATCAGACCATCAGACGTGCGCGTGCTCATAGCTGTTTCGAAGCGCGTGCTCAAACGCCAGCCCAAGTAA
- a CDS encoding acyltransferase family protein, which yields MPSAVGNERRSRSGVKKASFRNDVQGLRAFAVVAVIFDHLIAWPSGGFGGVDVFFVISGFLITGILLRDHERVGTISFVGFYRKRIRRIVPAATAVLVFTVVLGSFLFTKSRELQTLWDAVYSFLFMANWHFAAVGTDYFQATGPVSPLQHYWSLSVEEQFYLVWPWLMLLVFFVAARLLRKPDHNRMIIGTIMGLIVVASFVYALWETSTNPTVAYFSTLSRAWELGFGALLAIASPLFKTVPPIARTILGWLGLIGIVASYFVINDTLPFPAPWAAFPVVATALVIASGIAGPQRFLFPLTNRVSVFLGNISYSLYLWHFPIIIFALVLMPDQTFVVNLIILAAILAISITSYYFIEQPFHLSPLLNYYAGHKNRRRRDWQEWRARFGSQFRWGGFAFVVALGVTCFTIAFIPTVNVTQPYQAAPVPSALTTSAAPVVLSASAQLAAEVTAAAYTNSWPQLDPSIDQLADARVPEMDPRLGCLQPTSLDDESLCTDGDGPQKAVIIGDSVSVSWIPAFRGVLEPRGYSVRSVAYETCPFVSLQVRLKVGDLQSSQCNKSRDNIVDLVDRLNPSLVIVLDSQFSMKQLQDTTLTGSALTTAWTSARVDMLNKVKADGRRVILIEPNPGGADMNVCDTPVSSPSDCDFKIEAEWHQHADGDKAAAAAAGVEYFVDQDWFAAGENVPSFAGTTPQRWDNGHLTEQYATLLIPPLDAQLFPAT from the coding sequence ATGCCCTCTGCTGTCGGTAACGAACGACGGAGTCGCTCCGGAGTCAAGAAGGCCAGCTTCCGAAACGACGTGCAAGGTCTGCGCGCCTTCGCCGTCGTTGCGGTCATCTTCGATCATCTAATTGCTTGGCCCTCAGGTGGCTTCGGCGGGGTCGACGTTTTCTTCGTCATCTCTGGGTTCTTGATCACGGGCATACTGCTGCGCGACCACGAGAGGGTCGGCACCATCTCGTTCGTCGGCTTCTACCGAAAGCGCATTCGCCGAATCGTCCCCGCGGCGACGGCTGTACTCGTTTTCACTGTCGTATTGGGCTCGTTCCTCTTCACTAAGTCGCGAGAACTACAGACCCTATGGGATGCCGTCTACTCGTTCCTCTTCATGGCGAACTGGCATTTCGCCGCGGTAGGCACCGACTATTTTCAGGCGACAGGGCCGGTTTCTCCGTTGCAGCATTATTGGTCGCTCTCGGTCGAAGAACAGTTCTATCTCGTCTGGCCTTGGCTGATGCTCCTGGTTTTCTTCGTTGCCGCTCGACTGCTGCGAAAGCCCGACCACAACCGGATGATCATCGGTACGATAATGGGTCTGATTGTTGTCGCTTCTTTCGTCTACGCACTGTGGGAAACGAGTACCAACCCGACGGTGGCGTACTTCTCGACTCTGTCGAGAGCCTGGGAACTCGGCTTCGGAGCTTTGTTGGCGATAGCGTCGCCTTTGTTCAAGACCGTTCCGCCGATCGCTCGAACCATACTCGGCTGGCTCGGACTGATCGGAATCGTCGCCTCGTATTTCGTGATCAACGACACTTTGCCGTTCCCGGCTCCGTGGGCGGCCTTTCCTGTCGTCGCTACTGCCCTCGTGATCGCCTCCGGTATTGCGGGCCCCCAACGATTCCTCTTTCCCCTCACCAACAGGGTGAGCGTCTTTCTCGGCAACATCTCTTACTCGTTGTACCTTTGGCATTTTCCCATCATCATTTTCGCCTTAGTGCTCATGCCCGACCAGACCTTCGTTGTGAACTTGATCATCTTGGCCGCGATTCTCGCGATCTCGATAACGTCGTACTACTTCATCGAGCAGCCCTTTCACCTCTCGCCCCTGTTGAACTACTACGCAGGTCACAAGAACAGGCGTCGCCGCGATTGGCAGGAATGGCGAGCCCGATTCGGTTCGCAGTTCCGTTGGGGCGGGTTCGCCTTCGTGGTGGCTTTGGGAGTGACCTGTTTCACGATCGCGTTCATCCCTACGGTCAACGTCACACAGCCTTATCAAGCCGCCCCAGTGCCATCGGCTTTGACAACGTCGGCGGCGCCTGTGGTACTGAGCGCCTCAGCCCAGCTCGCGGCCGAGGTAACGGCAGCGGCTTACACGAATTCATGGCCGCAACTCGACCCGAGCATCGATCAGCTCGCAGATGCTCGAGTGCCCGAGATGGATCCCAGGCTGGGCTGCCTGCAGCCGACGAGCCTCGATGACGAGAGTCTGTGCACAGACGGCGACGGGCCGCAGAAGGCTGTCATCATCGGCGACTCGGTCTCTGTTTCGTGGATTCCCGCGTTCCGCGGCGTGCTGGAGCCGCGTGGCTACAGCGTGCGAAGCGTTGCATACGAGACCTGCCCGTTCGTGTCGCTGCAGGTGCGTCTGAAAGTCGGAGACCTGCAGTCGAGCCAATGCAATAAGAGTCGCGATAACATCGTCGACTTAGTAGACAGGCTGAACCCATCGCTGGTGATCGTGCTCGACTCGCAGTTCTCGATGAAGCAATTGCAAGACACGACGTTGACTGGTTCAGCGTTGACAACGGCGTGGACCTCTGCACGAGTCGACATGCTCAATAAGGTCAAAGCCGATGGCCGGCGGGTGATCTTGATAGAACCGAATCCCGGCGGGGCTGACATGAACGTCTGCGACACACCCGTCTCTTCGCCGTCGGACTGCGACTTCAAGATCGAAGCCGAATGGCATCAGCATGCTGACGGCGACAAGGCCGCCGCCGCGGCGGCTGGCGTGGAGTACTTCGTCGACCAGGACTGGTTTGCCGCCGGCGAAAACGTTCCCTCGTTCGCCGGCACGACTCCTCAGCGCTGGGACAATGGGCACCTCACCGAGCAGTACGCGACGTTGCTGATACCGCCGCTCGACGCCCAGCTCTTTCCCGCCACGTAG